The proteins below come from a single Candidatus Cetobacterium colombiensis genomic window:
- a CDS encoding chromate transporter, protein MLELFITFFKIGMFTFGGGYAMIPLIEREIIYEKKWIDRDELLEIISISQMTPGPIAINAATFIGKKRYGIFGSIAATLGVIAPSLLVIIIISAFFTKSFLNPTMQKLFIGLRAGIAALILSSVIKLSKNTLIDKFSSAIFLISLLGLILFNVSPIFLILFFGIGCIIFFTIKEGK, encoded by the coding sequence ATGTTAGAACTTTTTATTACTTTTTTTAAAATTGGTATGTTTACATTTGGCGGAGGATATGCAATGATTCCACTTATTGAAAGAGAAATAATATATGAAAAAAAATGGATTGATAGAGATGAACTTTTAGAAATTATATCTATTTCCCAAATGACTCCAGGTCCTATTGCTATAAATGCTGCCACATTCATTGGAAAAAAAAGATATGGTATTTTTGGGTCTATTGCTGCTACTTTAGGAGTTATTGCCCCTTCACTTTTAGTTATTATTATAATTTCAGCTTTTTTTACTAAAAGTTTTCTAAATCCAACTATGCAAAAACTTTTTATTGGACTTAGAGCTGGTATTGCTGCTTTAATACTTTCATCTGTTATAAAACTTTCTAAAAATACTTTAATTGATAAATTTAGCTCTGCTATATTTTTAATATCACTTTTAGGTTTAATTTTATTTAATGTTTCTCCAATTTTTCTAATATTATTTTTTGGTATTGGTTGTATTATATTTTTTACAATTAAGGAGGGAAAATGA
- a CDS encoding chromate transporter, whose translation MIYFTLFYEFFKVGIFSFGGGLAMLPLMQDVVFRQNWLTEQQFLDIIAISQVTPGPIAINTATFVGHQVAGIPGALVATFSSALPSFIVIIIVASFFYKIKNNPKKEYFFKGVKPVTLALISFAGIIVAKPTFFVNNYSQSLKATLIFIIVFLGTKYITKINPIIILLSTSLLGIFIF comes from the coding sequence ATGATTTATTTTACACTTTTTTATGAATTCTTTAAAGTTGGGATATTTTCCTTTGGTGGAGGCTTAGCAATGCTACCTCTAATGCAAGATGTTGTTTTTAGACAAAATTGGTTAACAGAGCAGCAGTTTTTAGATATAATTGCTATTTCTCAAGTAACACCTGGACCTATTGCCATAAATACAGCAACTTTTGTTGGACATCAAGTTGCTGGTATCCCTGGAGCTCTTGTAGCTACCTTTAGTTCTGCATTACCCTCTTTTATAGTTATAATTATCGTTGCAAGCTTCTTTTATAAAATAAAAAATAATCCTAAAAAAGAATATTTTTTTAAAGGAGTTAAACCTGTTACGCTAGCTCTTATATCTTTTGCAGGAATAATTGTTGCTAAACCTACATTTTTTGTAAACAACTATTCTCAAAGTTTAAAAGCTACTTTAATTTTCATCATCGTATTTTTGGGGACAAAATATATTACAAAAATTAACCCTATTATTATTTTACTCTCAACATCTTTATTAGGCATTTTTATTTTTTAA
- a CDS encoding sulfite exporter TauE/SafE family protein gives MLFIYFIIATCATILGSLAGLGGGIIIKPVLDTIGNYNLSTVGILSSVTVFSMALVSTIEHFKSGFKINCNIGILSIASILGGGVGEKLFNLFLLFFKNQNIGKGIQALILISLLIFVLFKNKLPKYNIKNKSFIFIVGFFLGVIASFLCIGGGPINVAILIMFFNFSTKNAAVSSVFIILLSQFSKLFLISIESGFLSFDLSVLPVMIIGGVLGGLLGAKLNQKLSNIYIDKIFNISVICVILISIFNVYTAFKK, from the coding sequence ATGCTTTTCATCTATTTTATTATCGCTACTTGTGCCACAATTTTAGGTTCTTTAGCTGGTCTTGGAGGAGGAATAATTATTAAACCTGTTTTAGATACCATAGGAAATTACAATTTGTCAACAGTCGGTATTTTATCCTCTGTTACTGTTTTTTCTATGGCTCTTGTATCTACGATAGAACATTTCAAATCTGGATTCAAAATTAATTGTAACATAGGAATACTTTCAATTGCTTCTATTCTCGGAGGTGGAGTTGGAGAAAAATTATTTAATCTTTTTCTCCTTTTTTTTAAAAATCAAAATATAGGTAAAGGTATACAAGCTTTAATTTTAATTTCTCTTTTAATATTTGTACTTTTTAAAAATAAACTTCCAAAGTATAACATAAAAAATAAATCTTTTATTTTTATTGTTGGCTTTTTTCTTGGGGTTATTGCATCTTTTTTATGTATTGGTGGAGGCCCTATTAATGTAGCCATTTTAATTATGTTTTTTAATTTCTCTACTAAAAATGCTGCAGTAAGTTCAGTATTTATAATACTTTTATCACAATTTTCAAAATTATTTTTGATATCAATTGAAAGTGGTTTTTTATCTTTTGACTTATCTGTACTTCCAGTTATGATAATTGGTGGGGTTTTAGGTGGACTTTTGGGTGCTAAATTAAATCAAAAATTATCGAATATATATATTGATAAAATTTTTAATATTTCTGTTATATGCGTTATATTAATTAGTATTTTTAATGTCTATACTGCTTTCAAAAAATAA
- a CDS encoding ATP-dependent nuclease produces MEIKRLNISNWQNIRYLEIEFEKLLILIGESNRGKTNILKGLSAIFGNYEIKDSDFKDKNIPIEIKIKFYTNEKGFFSLKLLKKIGEENKYFILSHGKEIKISLNQIKNKFINLNGIIVSSKENGIYEALNQIKSILILKNKDEKIIKELDSKLQYIKNNFLSQSLQRKIFFGFLKNILNNIEKYKVNLKNQLSDIFLIFEEPELHLGPQESREMYSLLIKLSKIGVQIVIETHSSYFVGLKEYKSICLIKKIKNEINLFQHTGELFNGDEIKKFNMNYWINPDRGEMFFAKKVILVEGQTDKIALSYLAKKLNIYNYNYSIVECGSKSIIPQFIKILNAYRIPYIAVYDKDNHKWRNETELENSNLKNKSIRRLINKYIGDFIEFENDIEEEIYQEERERKNYKNKPYYTLQKISDEEYSIPLKLEEKIRKIYK; encoded by the coding sequence ATGGAAATAAAAAGATTGAATATATCCAATTGGCAAAATATAAGATATTTAGAAATAGAGTTTGAAAAATTATTAATTTTAATTGGAGAATCTAATAGAGGAAAGACAAATATATTAAAAGGGTTATCAGCTATTTTTGGAAATTACGAAATCAAAGATTCGGATTTTAAAGATAAAAATATTCCGATAGAGATAAAAATAAAGTTTTATACTAATGAAAAAGGTTTTTTTTCATTAAAGTTATTAAAAAAAATTGGAGAGGAAAATAAATATTTTATTTTAAGTCATGGTAAAGAAATTAAAATATCCTTAAATCAAATAAAAAATAAGTTTATAAATTTAAATGGAATTATTGTTTCATCTAAGGAAAATGGAATATATGAAGCTTTAAATCAGATAAAATCTATTTTAATTTTAAAAAATAAAGATGAAAAAATTATAAAAGAATTAGATAGTAAACTTCAATATATAAAAAATAATTTTTTATCTCAAAGCTTACAAAGGAAAATATTTTTTGGTTTTTTAAAAAATATATTAAATAATATCGAAAAATATAAAGTGAACTTAAAAAATCAGTTATCTGATATATTTTTAATATTTGAGGAGCCAGAATTACATTTAGGTCCACAAGAAAGCAGAGAGATGTATTCTTTATTAATAAAGTTATCTAAGATAGGGGTTCAAATAGTTATTGAGACGCATTCTAGTTACTTTGTAGGATTAAAAGAGTATAAATCTATTTGTTTAATTAAAAAAATAAAAAATGAAATAAATTTGTTCCAACACACAGGAGAACTTTTTAATGGTGATGAAATAAAAAAGTTTAATATGAACTACTGGATAAATCCAGATAGAGGTGAGATGTTTTTTGCTAAAAAAGTAATATTAGTAGAGGGTCAAACTGATAAAATAGCATTATCATATTTAGCAAAAAAACTAAATATTTATAATTATAACTATTCTATAGTCGAGTGTGGAAGTAAAAGTATTATTCCTCAGTTTATAAAAATTTTAAATGCGTACAGAATTCCATATATAGCAGTTTATGATAAAGATAATCATAAATGGAGAAATGAGACAGAATTAGAAAATTCTAATTTAAAAAATAAAAGTATAAGAAGATTGATAAATAAATATATAGGAGATTTTATAGAATTTGAAAATGATATTGAAGAAGAGATTTATCAAGAGGAGAGAGAAAGAAAAAATTATAAAAATAAACCATATTATACATTGCAAAAGATAAGTGATGAAGAATATTCTATTCCTTTAAAATTAGAAGAAAAAATAAGAAAAATTTATAAATAA
- a CDS encoding DUF2147 domain-containing protein: MKKNVIFLFIITFLKIFSNDPYLGYWQMPDKKVVIEIQKEGQEYVGYVRWLKDLKYPKGDPMEGIEQIDRKNPDTSLRNRKVMNLQVVGNLKLNDKKDALVDGWIYDSWNGKKYYGSAKVIDKNTLSLKGSLDPWGVLGYSMKVKRVNLANEK, encoded by the coding sequence ATGAAAAAGAATGTAATTTTTTTATTTATAATAACATTTTTAAAAATATTTTCAAATGATCCGTATTTAGGATATTGGCAAATGCCTGATAAAAAGGTTGTAATTGAAATTCAAAAAGAGGGGCAAGAGTATGTAGGATATGTAAGATGGTTAAAAGATTTAAAATATCCTAAAGGCGATCCAATGGAAGGGATTGAACAGATTGATAGAAAAAATCCAGATACTTCTTTAAGAAATAGAAAAGTTATGAATTTACAAGTAGTTGGAAATCTGAAATTAAATGATAAAAAAGATGCTTTAGTAGATGGATGGATTTATGATTCTTGGAATGGAAAAAAATATTATGGAAGTGCAAAAGTAATTGATAAAAATACTTTAAGTTTAAAGGGATCTCTTGATCCATGGGGAGTTTTAGGCTATTCAATGAAAGTAAAAAGAGTAAACTTAGCAAACGAAAAATAG
- the gltX gene encoding glutamate--tRNA ligase translates to MERRVRTRIAPSPTGDPHVGTAYIALFNLAFAYKNGGDFILRIEDTDQNRYTEGSEQMIFDALKWLGLDYAEGPDIGGPVGPYRQSERFHLYGEYAHKLVEKGEAYYCFCTQDRLEKLRERQKAMGKAPGYDGHCRSLSKEEIEAKLAAGEEYVIRLKMPYEGETIIKDRLRGDIVFENNKIDDQVLLKGDGFPTYHLANVVDDYLMNITHVIRAEEWIASTPKHIQLYKAFGWEEPEFIHMPLLRNSDRTKISKRKNPVSLNWYREEGYLKEGIVNFLGLMGYSFGENKEIFTLQEFKDNFDIDKVSLGGPVFDLVKLGWVNNQHMRMKDLKELTELAVPFFRNAGLIGEELTEKEFDTLCRVVDILREGAQTIKEIVDQSEVYFKDEYTLPVVTEETDKKEVKGIERLYTVIQDEAGKKSINLFQEKIAACDEAISIDRAKELLKETLDEVGEGPGKVYMPLRAVLTGLPKGADLYNLVSIIGRDRTISRIERMKKLYNI, encoded by the coding sequence ATGGAAAGAAGAGTAAGAACGAGAATTGCGCCTTCTCCAACAGGAGATCCACACGTAGGAACAGCTTACATTGCGTTATTCAACTTAGCTTTTGCTTATAAAAATGGTGGAGACTTTATATTAAGAATAGAGGATACTGACCAAAACAGATATACAGAGGGTTCTGAGCAGATGATATTCGATGCTTTAAAATGGCTAGGATTAGATTATGCTGAAGGTCCTGATATTGGAGGACCAGTAGGACCTTATAGACAATCAGAGAGATTCCATTTATATGGAGAGTATGCACACAAGTTAGTAGAGAAAGGTGAAGCTTACTACTGCTTCTGTACTCAAGATAGATTAGAAAAATTAAGAGAAAGACAAAAAGCTATGGGTAAAGCTCCTGGATATGATGGACACTGTAGATCTCTTTCAAAAGAGGAAATTGAGGCAAAATTAGCAGCTGGAGAAGAGTATGTAATTAGACTTAAAATGCCTTATGAAGGAGAAACAATCATTAAGGATAGATTAAGAGGAGATATTGTTTTTGAAAACAATAAAATCGATGACCAAGTATTATTAAAAGGTGACGGCTTCCCAACTTATCACTTAGCAAACGTTGTTGATGACTATCTAATGAATATAACTCATGTAATAAGAGCTGAGGAGTGGATTGCATCTACACCAAAGCATATTCAGTTATATAAAGCTTTTGGATGGGAAGAACCTGAGTTTATTCACATGCCATTACTTAGAAATTCAGATAGAACAAAAATATCAAAAAGAAAAAATCCTGTTTCATTAAATTGGTATAGAGAAGAAGGTTACTTAAAAGAAGGAATTGTAAACTTCTTAGGATTAATGGGATACTCTTTCGGTGAAAATAAAGAGATATTCACTCTTCAAGAATTTAAAGATAACTTTGATATAGACAAGGTATCTTTAGGAGGACCTGTATTTGACCTAGTTAAATTAGGTTGGGTAAATAATCAACATATGAGAATGAAGGATTTAAAAGAGTTAACAGAGTTAGCTGTTCCATTCTTTAGAAATGCTGGTTTAATTGGTGAAGAGTTAACAGAAAAAGAGTTTGATACTTTATGCAGAGTAGTGGATATCTTAAGAGAGGGAGCTCAGACAATAAAAGAGATTGTAGATCAATCAGAAGTTTATTTTAAAGATGAGTATACTTTACCAGTTGTAACTGAAGAAACAGATAAAAAAGAAGTAAAGGGAATTGAAAGACTTTATACAGTTATTCAAGATGAGGCTGGAAAGAAATCAATAAACTTATTCCAAGAGAAAATAGCTGCATGTGACGAAGCTATTTCTATTGATAGAGCTAAAGAATTATTAAAAGAAACTCTTGATGAAGTAGGAGAGGGACCAGGAAAGGTTTATATGCCTTTAAGAGCGGTTTTAACTGGACTTCCAAAAGGAGCGGACTTATATAATTTAGTTTCAATCATAGGAAGAGATAGAACTATAAGCAGAATAGAGAGAATGAAAAAATTATACAATATCTAA
- the prfB gene encoding peptide chain release factor 2 (programmed frameshift) translates to MDILELKREYNQFKNQIEAIRGSLDLEARKEKISNLEKKTLEDGFWNDKLTSGKIIKEMNEEKDVVKEFETIESMFFDEEVLIDFVSLGEEDFVPELEEKHNKLMHMIDNFDTKMLLDGEYDSNNAIVTIHSGAGGTEACDWADMLYRMYMRWFNSRGFKVTEMDYMAGDSVGIKSITLLVEGTRAYGYLKGEKGVHRLVRISPFDANKKRHTSFASVDIMPEVDDTVEITIDSGDLRVDTYRASGAGGQHVNMTDSAVRITHIPTGVVVTCQRERSQLSNRETAMKLLKSKLLEIEMKKKEEALKKIQGEQSDIGWGNQIRSYVFQPYTMVKDHRTGVESGNIKAVMDGDIDDFINGYLRWSKNKN, encoded by the exons ATGGATATTTTAGAATTAAAAAGAGAATATAACCAGTTTAAAAATCAAATAGAAGCTATTAGGGGGTCTCTT GACTTAGAGGCTAGAAAGGAAAAAATTTCAAATTTAGAGAAAAAAACTTTAGAAGATGGTTTTTGGAATGATAAATTAACTAGTGGAAAAATAATAAAAGAAATGAATGAAGAAAAAGATGTTGTTAAAGAATTTGAAACAATTGAAAGTATGTTTTTTGACGAGGAAGTATTAATTGATTTTGTTTCTTTAGGTGAAGAAGACTTCGTTCCAGAGTTAGAAGAAAAACATAATAAATTAATGCATATGATAGATAATTTTGATACAAAAATGTTACTAGATGGAGAATATGATAGTAATAATGCAATTGTAACAATACATTCAGGAGCGGGAGGAACAGAGGCCTGTGATTGGGCAGATATGCTTTATAGAATGTATATGAGATGGTTTAATTCAAGAGGATTTAAAGTTACTGAAATGGATTATATGGCTGGAGATTCAGTTGGAATAAAATCAATAACACTTTTAGTTGAAGGTACTAGAGCATATGGATACCTAAAAGGAGAAAAAGGTGTTCATAGATTAGTTAGAATATCACCTTTTGATGCCAATAAAAAAAGACATACATCTTTTGCTTCAGTAGATATTATGCCAGAAGTTGATGATACTGTAGAGATAACAATAGATTCAGGAGATTTAAGAGTAGACACATATAGAGCTTCTGGAGCTGGAGGGCAACACGTAAATATGACAGACTCAGCAGTTAGAATAACACATATTCCAACAGGAGTAGTCGTAACATGTCAAAGAGAAAGATCGCAATTAAGTAATAGAGAAACCGCAATGAAACTTTTAAAATCTAAACTTTTAGAAATTGAAATGAAGAAAAAAGAAGAGGCATTAAAAAAGATTCAAGGTGAACAAAGTGATATAGGTTGGGGAAATCAAATTAGATCATATGTCTTCCAACCGTATACAATGGTGAAAGATCATAGAACAGGAGTTGAATCTGGAAATATCAAAGCTGTTATGGATGGAGACATTGATGATTTTATAAATGGATATTTAAGATGGTCAAAAAATAAAAACTAG
- a CDS encoding NAD(P)H-dependent oxidoreductase subunit E, whose amino-acid sequence MKGFYEKLDVYIDELENKKDDYKVLSFVLDELGYLPDDVLAYVSKKLDIFPFSLEGTIKFYPKLQKARVKHYVQICVGRNCNQPGLKEKLNELREKINFPIEERHCLGRCAKASNLKVNEEYYSYKTLEDLEKLLLNLK is encoded by the coding sequence ATGAAAGGATTTTATGAAAAATTAGATGTTTATATAGACGAATTAGAAAATAAAAAAGATGATTATAAAGTATTATCATTTGTTTTAGATGAGTTAGGATATTTACCAGATGATGTATTAGCTTATGTTTCAAAAAAATTAGATATTTTTCCATTTTCTTTGGAAGGGACAATAAAGTTTTATCCAAAATTACAAAAAGCTAGAGTTAAGCATTATGTCCAAATTTGTGTAGGGAGAAATTGTAATCAACCAGGATTAAAAGAAAAATTAAATGAATTGAGAGAAAAAATTAATTTTCCAATAGAGGAAAGACATTGTTTAGGACGTTGTGCAAAGGCGAGCAATCTGAAAGTTAATGAAGAGTATTATTCATATAAAACTTTAGAGGATTTAGAAAAATTATTATTAAATTTAAAATAA
- the acpS gene encoding holo-ACP synthase, giving the protein MKLVGIGNDIVEISRIAKAIEKNGFKEKVFTQNEIEQIEKKGNKSESYAGRFSAKEAISKALGTGVRGFKLVDIEILNDQLGKPEVFFKGSLKELKDKFMVEISISHCKEYATAVSIIMEREV; this is encoded by the coding sequence ATGAAACTAGTAGGAATAGGAAATGATATTGTAGAAATTAGTAGAATAGCTAAAGCTATTGAAAAAAATGGGTTTAAAGAAAAAGTTTTTACTCAAAATGAAATTGAACAAATTGAAAAAAAAGGAAATAAAAGTGAGAGTTATGCAGGAAGATTTTCTGCAAAAGAAGCTATATCAAAAGCTTTAGGAACTGGAGTTAGAGGTTTTAAATTAGTTGATATTGAAATTTTAAATGATCAATTAGGAAAACCCGAAGTTTTTTTTAAGGGTTCTTTGAAAGAGTTGAAAGATAAATTTATGGTAGAAATATCAATATCTCACTGTAAAGAATATGCAACAGCTGTTTCGATTATAATGGAGAGGGAGGTATAA
- a CDS encoding TatD family hydrolase, producing MKLVDTHCHLDNEQFDTDRLEVIERIKEQLEFCVNIGYDLESSKKSLELAEKYDFIYAVIGVHPIDIAQYNEQTEKELETLGKNPKVLAIGEIGLDYHWMTEPKDVQQERFIKQLELAKRLNKPVVIHTRDAMEDTVNILKNHPEITGVIHCYPGSLETAKELIDRFYLGIGGTLTFKNAKKTVEVVKNIPLDRIVIETDCPYLTPEPFRGKRNEPIYVEYVAQKIAEIKEVSVEEVKEITTQNAKKLYGIV from the coding sequence ATGAAATTAGTTGATACTCACTGTCATCTAGATAATGAACAGTTTGATACAGATAGATTAGAAGTAATTGAAAGAATAAAAGAACAATTAGAATTTTGTGTAAATATAGGATATGATTTAGAAAGTTCGAAAAAGAGTTTAGAGTTAGCTGAAAAATATGATTTTATATATGCTGTAATAGGAGTACATCCAATAGACATAGCTCAATATAATGAACAAACTGAAAAAGAATTAGAAACTTTAGGGAAAAATCCTAAAGTTTTAGCTATAGGTGAGATTGGTTTAGATTATCATTGGATGACAGAACCAAAGGATGTCCAACAAGAAAGATTTATAAAACAGTTAGAATTAGCAAAAAGATTAAATAAACCTGTTGTTATTCATACAAGAGATGCTATGGAAGATACTGTTAATATTTTAAAAAATCATCCAGAGATAACAGGAGTAATACATTGCTATCCAGGTTCACTAGAAACGGCTAAAGAATTAATAGATAGATTTTATTTGGGAATAGGAGGAACATTAACTTTTAAAAATGCTAAGAAAACAGTTGAAGTAGTAAAAAATATTCCTTTAGATAGAATTGTTATAGAAACAGATTGTCCATACTTGACTCCAGAACCTTTTAGAGGAAAAAGAAATGAACCTATTTATGTGGAGTATGTAGCTCAAAAAATAGCAGAAATAAAAGAGGTATCTGTTGAAGAAGTAAAAGAAATAACAACACAAAATGCTAAAAAGTTATATGGAATTGTATAG
- a CDS encoding putative manganese-dependent inorganic diphosphatase, with protein sequence MEPILIFGHKNPDTDSICSAISLAKLKELKGESAQACRLGNISKETEFVLKSFNIDAPKLLSTVSAQISDLTHIEKKTINHKTSLRKALEIMTQEGFSSLPVVNSKNHLKGMIHVSDIANAYLNMDYSDLFSKYYTTYENLKDVLEGEVVSGEYPCGQIEANLKGVSEYRNIVAGDIVITTTILDSIDNLIELGVKMIILCCDKEDVILPRDSKIPVLRVNKSLFKAIPLISQSASILSILNNDKFYSFSIDDYLTDIKDIMKESTQTNFPVVEKNGEVYGTIRTKDLINFTRKNVVLVDHNESTQSVSGLKDAKIVQVVDHHKFGNFETNEPVKINAETVGCTCTIIYGLYKEAGIVPPKEIAGLMMSAILSDTLLFKSPTCTEKDIQVVKELATISGIENFESYGMDMLIAGTSLSDKTPEEILTMDQKEFSMNGIKLAISQVNTVDVKGLLDQQSALEAAMTETNTKNDYKLSVLVITDIVKAGSMLLVVGEPTIVEKGFHTTLNNNTAWVDGVVSRKKQVVPFLMAAAQGV encoded by the coding sequence ATGGAACCAATTTTAATTTTTGGACACAAAAATCCAGATACAGATTCAATCTGTTCAGCTATCTCTTTAGCTAAATTAAAAGAATTAAAGGGAGAATCAGCTCAAGCTTGTAGATTAGGAAACATCAGTAAGGAAACTGAATTTGTTTTAAAAAGCTTTAATATAGATGCACCGAAATTACTTTCAACAGTAAGTGCTCAAATTTCAGACCTTACTCATATTGAAAAGAAAACTATCAATCACAAAACTTCACTTAGAAAAGCATTAGAAATAATGACTCAAGAAGGTTTTTCTAGCTTACCTGTTGTAAATAGCAAAAATCATCTTAAAGGAATGATTCATGTTTCTGATATTGCTAATGCATATTTAAATATGGATTACTCTGATTTATTTTCAAAATACTATACAACTTATGAAAATCTAAAAGACGTTTTAGAAGGAGAAGTTGTTAGTGGAGAATATCCTTGTGGTCAAATCGAAGCCAACTTAAAAGGTGTTAGTGAATATCGTAATATTGTTGCAGGTGATATTGTTATCACAACAACTATATTAGATTCTATTGATAACTTAATTGAATTAGGTGTTAAAATGATTATTCTTTGTTGTGATAAAGAGGATGTTATTTTACCAAGAGATTCTAAAATACCTGTTTTAAGAGTAAATAAATCTTTATTTAAAGCTATTCCATTAATATCGCAATCTGCATCAATATTATCAATTTTAAACAATGATAAATTCTATTCATTCTCTATTGATGATTATTTAACTGACATAAAAGATATTATGAAGGAATCTACACAAACTAACTTTCCAGTAGTTGAGAAAAATGGAGAAGTTTATGGAACTATTAGAACTAAAGATTTAATCAATTTCACTAGAAAAAATGTTGTTTTAGTTGATCATAACGAATCTACTCAATCGGTTTCTGGATTAAAAGATGCTAAAATTGTTCAAGTTGTTGATCATCATAAATTTGGAAATTTTGAAACTAATGAACCAGTTAAAATTAATGCTGAAACTGTAGGATGTACTTGTACAATTATTTATGGATTATATAAAGAAGCTGGAATTGTTCCTCCAAAAGAGATTGCTGGTTTAATGATGAGTGCTATTTTATCTGATACACTTTTATTTAAATCACCAACTTGTACAGAAAAAGATATTCAAGTTGTTAAAGAACTAGCTACTATTTCTGGTATTGAAAACTTTGAATCTTATGGAATGGATATGCTTATAGCGGGAACTTCTCTTTCTGATAAAACTCCAGAAGAGATTTTAACTATGGACCAAAAAGAATTTTCAATGAACGGTATAAAATTAGCTATTTCTCAAGTTAATACAGTTGATGTTAAAGGTCTTTTAGATCAACAATCTGCTTTAGAAGCTGCTATGACTGAAACAAATACTAAAAATGATTACAAATTATCTGTACTTGTTATAACTGATATTGTTAAAGCTGGATCAATGTTACTTGTTGTTGGAGAACCTACTATTGTTGAAAAAGGATTCCATACAACTTTAAACAACAACACTGCATGGGTTGATGGTGTTGTTTCTAGAAAGAAACAGGTTGTTCCTTTCTTAATGGCTGCTGCTCAAGGAGTGTGA